The following is a genomic window from Oncorhynchus masou masou isolate Uvic2021 chromosome 6, UVic_Omas_1.1, whole genome shotgun sequence.
GATATGCTGAAAAGTGGCCAAACAAAGTTAATATTTTTTAGACAATGGTTGCAGCCATCTTTGACTTTGACTTAGTTAATTTGTGTCTTATAGTGAATGTCATTCTGGGATTATGGAGTTTTCACTTGTCAAGcataaacaaacatggctgcCATCATAAAGAATTTACCTGCTGTTATCTTAGCTGACATGCATGTCTTTTCTAAACAATATTACATTTCTCccttgtgctcaccagagatATAGTACATTGCAAACAAGTCTAGCAGTTAGGTTGCTaacttatgtaaaaaaaaaaaaaaatctcagcaCAACCTATTATTTAGACTGGTAATGGAATGAGTTTGGCTGTGGATGTGTTCTGTGTGATGCTTGGATGACAAAGTTTGTGTTTTATCTTTTACAATAAAAGGTGAAATTGAGGAATAAAGTTGTGAATACCTTTTTTATTTCCTATCAGTACATAACAACATTGTTTCTCAGACAGCAATGCAGTTTAGACATGTTGGTTGCATCCTGCATTCTGTTGCTACTTGTTATTTGTGATGGTAAGCTGCAGGGACCACTCAACAATGATAACAAATATGTGTTGTTATGCATCAAAGGGCTAAGATGCAAACATAATTTCTGAATAAATCGAAGGTTGTGGTTTTTACTGTTTTGacgtgatagtgtgtgtgtgtgcttgttccaGCCCTGGTCGCCCTGCACACAGAAGAGAAGTGGGAGGAGGTCAGACAGAGGATGATTGATCAGCCTCATGATGAAGCCCTCTGTGAGGAGTTCTATAAGGTGATGGCACTACCAAGCACTATTTACTAACATTACAAGGGTCTGTGCAATATTAAAATAATAAGCCatcactgtgtggtgtgtgtgtgtgtgtgtgcgtgcatcagGACCGGCCTGTCATCGCTGCCCACTGCTTCACTGAGGGGATGAAACTGGAGGCCGTTGACCCTGCATCCCCATTCTGCATCAGTCCTGCCACCGTTACCAAGGTAACAACCTCTTTACTGTCCCCCTCTCACCTCAGGCTCCTGGATTTGTCTGAATGCGTCCTTCCCAGGCCAAAATGAATGACTGGGTTGGATGATGGCAGTACAGTAATGAAGGTACTCCACCCAACAGTTTCCACCATATCGTTGCTGCCTATTCAGTCCACTCAGATCAGTGTTCACCTCAGGGCTAGGAGAGTAAAGATGAATCCTGACATAGTACCCATATAAACTCTGGGAGTCTATCCACTCCATGCGGAAGTGGGTAGTCAGTGAGATACAGTATGGTTGTGTATGGGGCTAGCTTTGGGTGTGCTATGGTCATGGAGGAAGGGTAGGGTAACTACTGCATAGAGCCAACATGAATATGAGATCATAACCTACCTCTTCTCTTCAGGTGTTCAGTGACCAGTACTTCCTGGTAAAGATGGACAATCTCTGTGGTGATGATTTGGTGCCAGAAGGCAGTGGGAAGTCCTTCTTGTGTCACAGGGACAGTCCTGGGATCTTTCCCGCCCAGTGGAGCCTGAAGAATGGTCTCCCGCTCAGCCCCCCTCCAGGTGAGGGAACACTAGTAACATTTACAGAACTACTTTTAAAACTGTGCTTTTTTTTTACGTTAAGCTAATTGTATTGtggtatctctccctctctctctccggttgTGTAGGGTACCAGGGGCAGGACTTTGACTGGGCAGACTACCTGAAACAGAGTGAGGCCGAGGCAGCACCACAACACTGCTTCCCCACAGTGAGTCATGCGCTGTCTGACAAACGGCCTCATAGAACAATGCATGTTATAACATGAGTGTATAGCATGGATGAACAGGGGCAATGAATAATCTCTCTCACCtgaagtctctctgtctctctcaggaaCAGTCTGATCACAGCTTTAAAGAGGCCATGAAACTGGAAGCGGTCAACCCACTCTCACCTGAGCACATTCATGTGGCATCAGTAATCAAGGTTAAAGGGCAACATATCTGGCTTGGCCTGGAAGGTGAGAACCCGTAGCTACGCCTCATCTGGGCCCTGCGTTTTTCAAGCTTAGTTTGAGACCATTTAAGTGTGAGCTTGTTCACAATGATGGTATTGATATTAGATCATTAATAAGTTGTGTGATTAAATCAtttgtgtccctgtgtgtccaggGCTGAAACAGGCTATGCCAGAGCTTATAGCTCATGTGGACTCGTTGGACATCTTTCCTGTCAGCTGGTGTGAGACCAACGGTTACCCTTTGCTGTACCCCATCAAGCCCGAAGGTGGGCGTCCCAAAATAGGATCcctctgtgttcctctctctaatCTGAAGGGGTGCCATGCCACAATATGCATGGAATTGTTAATATTGCAGTCACAATATTTGACAGTACTGTGTATAGTTTCAGTAGTTTTCATGTTGATTATACATTGTCTTACAGTTGAGAAGCAGAGGAGGATTGCTGTGGTGCAGCCTGAGAAACAGTAAGTAGGCCTATGGGAAAGGAAGGACTCTTATCATTGGCTGTTCATTGGCTGTTTGTCCAGTTTTGATTGGTTAATATTCCAGTCCCGTGCACTTTGACCACTAACCTGTATCTTTGTCCCTAAAGCCGAGCTCCACCCAAATCCGCAACGCCTGATGCACTCAAGCAGCAGATGACCAGCCAATCAGAGACTGGTGAGTGTTCTCTTTCTCATCTAGACATCCCAGACAAATACATTAGGATTGTTTCTGAGGTGAGGCACAGCTATTACATTGTGTGATGTTCTTTGTACAGGACAGGGGAACGGGAAGTACTGCTGTCCTAAGATCTACTTCAACCACCGCTGCTTTTCTGGCCCCTACCTGAACAAGGGCCGCATCGCTGAGCTGCCCCAGTTTGTCGGCCCTGGCAACTGTGTACTGGTGCTCAAAGAGGTGAGGAGCACCCGAGTGGGATCGGAAAACCATACTACACAATATTATAACTATATTACAATATACTCAAAGGTAAACTACTCAATTCTTCTAAAAACTGGTTAGTAATTGAGCAAAATTGTACTATCCCTAAAGATCACTTCCCACTTTGAATAGTATCCATGCTAATCCGTTCATGTCTCTCGCCATCTCCCTGTGTCCTATCCAGGTGTTGACTCTGCTGATCAACTCTGCCTATAAGCCCAGCCGAGTGCTCAGGGAGCTGCAGCTGGACCAGGAGAACCGCTGGCACGGCCATGGAGAGACGCTCAAAGCCAAGTGAGGAACGCATTCTCTGTCATTAACATCATTACGTTTGTAACTTTTCTGCTCCTATTTGTGCTTGAGTTGATTTTATTAAAGTGTGTACTGGACCTGGCTAAGCAGTCCTAGTGTTGCTAACCTGAGGATCTATTTTTTGGCTGGCAGGTACAAGGGAAAGAGTTACCGAGCTACGGTGGAGATAGTGCGTACAGCAGACTGCGTGGCTGAGTTTTGTAGAAAGACCTGCATGAAGCTGGAGTGTTGCCCAAACCTGTTTGGATCTCGCATGGTTCTGGAGCACTGCTCAGAGAACTGTTCTGTGCTCACCAAGACCAAATACAGTACGTGTCACCGGTGTTTGACTTGAACTGTAATAGGTGCCGGTAATCATTTTGGGTGCttttactgtttatatttagatgCAGgcactccacaatacttttgagttaatattctataagagggacaggagctcaagcagtagaacagtTGACGTGCCGTACTCTGGTGAGCCCCTGCCCTAATCAATCACTCTAGATCTAATGCATATCTGTGAAAACAGGTATTAAAATAGCTGGTGTTATTGAGATCAAGCTGATATGCAGGGGGAAAAATCTAAGGGAACCAGTGTCTGTTTTTATGTGTACTTAGATGAATAAACAATATTGATTGTAAAGTATTGGATGCATAATGCTCAGGAGGACAAAGATTGTAATATTGATTTTTTTTCTACAGCTTATTACTACGGTAAGAAGAAGAGTAGGCGAGTGGGCCGCCCACCAGGGGGGCACTCTAACCTGGAagggggggtgaagaggagaggtaggaggaggaagaggaggaagcaaCTCTTCGTCCATAAGAAGAGACGCTCCTCAGCCTCACTGGACAACACACCTGCCGGTTcaccacaggtaacacacacacacacctctatataTCCAGACATCTTTAAACTGAACCATCCCTTTCTCTAACacaggggagtggagaggaggaggatctGGATGATGAGGACTCTCTGAGTGACGATACTGGCTCTGAACTCCAGGATGATCAGGATGATTCAGAATATTCCATTGGGAAGTCACAGCCACCCACCCCGTCCCCTTCTCCTCCTGCAACGCCCCGGCCAACCCGAAAGCGCAGGAAACCTCACTCCCCATCATACTCTGATGATGAGAACCACCCACCTTCACCAAAGGTATACTACTGTGCCTTGACTTTTTGTTTGTTCACTG
Proteins encoded in this region:
- the LOC135542089 gene encoding scm-like with four MBT domains protein 1 is translated as MSHESDEDSSQHVSDFNWDEYLEENGTLSVPHHAFKHVDQGLQTGLTPGMKLEVCVRSEPDQPYWVATIITTCGQLLLLRYEGYHDDRRADFWCDIMTADLHPLGWSRQQGKPMRPSEGVREKQPDWEGILEKALAEKCSAPANLLEGRRKDPVDLMSPGCSVELQDSFDPGVAWGAEVEENVGGRLRLRLAGTEGLPEIHSTLWLYYLHPRLHPPGWAKEHGCTLRPPLALVALHTEEKWEEVRQRMIDQPHDEALCEEFYKDRPVIAAHCFTEGMKLEAVDPASPFCISPATVTKVFSDQYFLVKMDNLCGDDLVPEGSGKSFLCHRDSPGIFPAQWSLKNGLPLSPPPGYQGQDFDWADYLKQSEAEAAPQHCFPTEQSDHSFKEAMKLEAVNPLSPEHIHVASVIKVKGQHIWLGLEGLKQAMPELIAHVDSLDIFPVSWCETNGYPLLYPIKPEVEKQRRIAVVQPEKHRAPPKSATPDALKQQMTSQSETGQGNGKYCCPKIYFNHRCFSGPYLNKGRIAELPQFVGPGNCVLVLKEVLTLLINSAYKPSRVLRELQLDQENRWHGHGETLKAKYKGKSYRATVEIVRTADCVAEFCRKTCMKLECCPNLFGSRMVLEHCSENCSVLTKTKYTYYYGKKKSRRVGRPPGGHSNLEGGVKRRGRRRKRRKQLFVHKKRRSSASLDNTPAGSPQGSGEEEDLDDEDSLSDDTGSELQDDQDDSEYSIGKSQPPTPSPSPPATPRPTRKRRKPHSPSYSDDENHPPSPKRSRSEAPQKLCLDTSPLEWSVTDVVRFIRTTDCAPLARIFLDQEIDGQALLLLNLPTVQECMDLKLGPAIKLCHHIEKVKLAFYQQFAT